Proteins encoded by one window of Candidatus Binatia bacterium:
- a CDS encoding acyl-CoA dehydrogenase, whose translation MDFSYTEAEERFRAELRDFLQRALPPGWGTDACPPPKDIDEMVRFDKAFQRKLFEAGYAGLSWPKEYGGRGATLIEQIIFLEETARAKAPLPVNLAGLTMAGPVLIRHGTEEQKRRFLPPILTSDEIWCQGFSEPGAGSDLASLRTSAILDGDHFVVNGQKVWTSFAHYAQWCMLLARTDPNAPKHKGITFLLVDMRSPGISIRPLKQISGDDDFNELFFDNVRVPRANVVGEINDGWNIAITCLMHERATLTFQRQLQSRTALDDMLASLDERTRRDPIKRQRFASTFIDSEIIRLTAYRGLTRQLRGHPPGPEGSIEKLFWSEMYQRQLELMLEVLGPYGQLMPGSKHAVANGHWPHLFLYSRGRTIAAGTSEVQRNIIADRVLGLPR comes from the coding sequence GTGGACTTCTCCTACACCGAAGCCGAGGAGCGCTTCCGCGCCGAGCTGCGCGACTTCCTGCAGCGCGCGCTGCCGCCGGGCTGGGGCACCGACGCCTGCCCGCCGCCGAAGGACATCGACGAGATGGTCCGCTTCGACAAGGCGTTCCAGCGCAAGCTGTTCGAAGCCGGCTACGCGGGGCTGTCGTGGCCGAAGGAGTACGGCGGGCGCGGCGCCACCCTGATCGAGCAGATCATCTTCCTCGAGGAGACGGCGCGCGCGAAGGCGCCGCTGCCGGTCAACCTGGCGGGGCTCACCATGGCGGGCCCCGTCCTGATCCGGCACGGCACCGAGGAGCAGAAGCGGCGCTTTTTGCCGCCGATCCTGACCTCGGACGAGATCTGGTGTCAGGGCTTCTCCGAGCCGGGGGCGGGCTCGGACCTGGCCTCGCTGCGCACGAGCGCAATCCTCGACGGCGACCACTTCGTGGTCAACGGCCAGAAGGTGTGGACGAGCTTCGCGCACTACGCGCAGTGGTGCATGCTGCTCGCCCGCACCGATCCGAACGCGCCGAAGCACAAGGGCATCACCTTCCTGCTCGTCGACATGCGCTCGCCGGGGATCTCCATCCGGCCGCTCAAGCAGATCAGCGGCGACGACGACTTCAACGAGCTGTTCTTCGACAACGTGCGCGTGCCGCGGGCCAACGTCGTCGGCGAGATCAACGACGGCTGGAACATCGCGATCACCTGCCTGATGCACGAGCGCGCGACGCTGACCTTCCAGCGCCAGCTGCAGTCGCGCACCGCGCTCGACGACATGCTGGCCTCGCTCGACGAGCGCACGCGCCGCGACCCGATCAAGCGGCAGCGCTTCGCGAGCACCTTCATCGACAGCGAGATCATTCGCTTGACGGCGTACCGGGGCCTCACCCGCCAGCTGCGCGGCCACCCGCCGGGACCCGAGGGCTCGATCGAGAAGCTCTTCTGGAGCGAGATGTACCAGCGCCAGCTCGAGCTGATGCTCGAGGTGCTGGGGCCGTACGGACAGCTCATGCCGGGCTCGAAGCACGCGGTCGCGAACGGCCACTGGCCGCACCTCTTCCTCTACTCGCGCGGCCGCACGATCGCCGCGGGCACGTCCGAGGTGCAGCGCAACATCATCGCCGATCGCGTCCTCGGGCTGCCGCGCTGA
- a CDS encoding FAD-dependent oxidoreductase, producing the protein MKVVVVGAGPAGAATALLLARAGVDVTLVERETSFDRVFRGEALMPSGVDALHEMGLGSALDQLGARRLEGWEIFIDGEPIFRVPEPIAELGERAVRIVPQPALLERMVAEARREPAFHLLTGAGVRDLLHADGRVRGVSVLGASGAQELEADLVIACDGRASTVRARAGLELVRSPEHYDVLWFKMPAPDELRERCSFMMFASATTQAACYTSWDGRLQFALVLRKGAYRERRGAAWLDELVRPLPRWLADHVQAVRGDVEGPVVLDVIVGRCRRWSAPGVLAIGDAAHPMAPIRAQGINVALRDAIVTANHVVAAARAGWGAERLAAATEAVQREREPEIARAQTLQHRDARGWNSRFAPLLLGVAKRLGKRIGGRAWAQRAWLEQQRDLRFGIGPVKLAR; encoded by the coding sequence ATGAAGGTGGTCGTCGTGGGCGCCGGTCCCGCCGGCGCCGCAACCGCGCTGCTGCTCGCGCGCGCGGGCGTCGACGTGACGCTCGTCGAGCGCGAGACGAGCTTCGATCGGGTCTTCCGTGGCGAGGCGCTCATGCCGTCTGGCGTCGACGCGCTGCACGAGATGGGGCTCGGCTCCGCGCTCGATCAGCTCGGCGCGCGCCGCCTCGAGGGCTGGGAGATCTTCATCGACGGCGAGCCGATCTTCCGCGTTCCCGAGCCCATCGCCGAGCTCGGCGAGCGCGCGGTGCGCATCGTGCCGCAGCCCGCGCTGCTCGAGCGCATGGTGGCCGAAGCCAGGCGCGAGCCGGCGTTCCACTTGCTGACCGGCGCCGGCGTGCGCGACCTGCTGCACGCCGACGGCCGCGTGCGCGGCGTGAGCGTCCTCGGCGCGAGCGGCGCCCAGGAGCTCGAGGCCGACCTCGTGATCGCCTGCGACGGTCGCGCCTCCACGGTGCGGGCGCGCGCGGGCCTCGAGCTCGTGCGCTCGCCCGAGCACTACGACGTCCTGTGGTTCAAGATGCCCGCGCCCGACGAGCTGCGCGAGCGCTGCTCGTTCATGATGTTCGCGTCGGCGACGACGCAGGCCGCCTGCTACACCTCGTGGGACGGCCGTCTGCAGTTCGCTCTCGTGCTGCGCAAGGGCGCCTACCGCGAGCGTCGCGGCGCCGCGTGGCTCGACGAGCTCGTCAGGCCGCTGCCCCGCTGGCTCGCGGACCACGTCCAGGCGGTGCGTGGCGACGTCGAAGGGCCGGTCGTGCTCGACGTGATCGTCGGCCGCTGCCGCCGTTGGTCGGCGCCCGGCGTGCTCGCGATCGGCGACGCCGCGCACCCGATGGCGCCGATCCGTGCGCAGGGGATCAACGTCGCGCTGCGCGACGCGATCGTCACGGCGAACCACGTCGTCGCGGCGGCGCGCGCGGGCTGGGGCGCGGAGAGGCTCGCCGCGGCGACCGAGGCGGTGCAGCGCGAGCGCGAGCCCGAGATCGCGCGCGCGCAGACGCTGCAGCACCGCGACGCGCGCGGCTGGAACAGCCGCTTCGCGCCGCTCCTGCTCGGCGTCGCCAAGCGCCTCGGCAAGCGGATCGGCGGTCGCGCCTGGGCGCAGCGCGCCTGGCTCGAGCAGCAGCGCGACCTGCGCTTCGGCATCGGGCCGGTCAAGCTCGCGCGCTGA
- a CDS encoding crotonase/enoyl-CoA hydratase family protein: protein MTTLRTETANGVRHVILCRAAEYNTITPALRDELAQAIDDAEADRDVRVILLRAEGRAFCAGYGLDWSTTAQAAEVTGGAAEEVATQRAEVEAPWRPGNAPGERRVWDSIADLRMMERFVATYMKLWYARKPTIAAVQGWCIGGGTDMVLCADIIVAAENASFGYPPARVWGTPTTAMWVYRLGAERAKRYLLTGDEIPARTAAEIGLVLEVVPDDELLERATALAERMARLPLNQLVMLKLLVNQTVENMGFASSRMLGTLFDGIARHTQEGLDFVARAQKVGFRQAVRERDDPFGDYGSRPKK from the coding sequence GTGACGACGCTTCGCACCGAGACGGCGAACGGCGTGCGCCACGTCATCCTGTGTCGCGCCGCCGAGTACAACACCATCACGCCCGCGCTGCGCGACGAGCTCGCGCAGGCGATCGACGACGCCGAGGCCGACCGCGACGTGCGCGTCATCCTGCTGCGCGCCGAGGGCCGCGCATTCTGCGCCGGCTACGGCCTCGACTGGTCGACGACGGCGCAGGCGGCGGAGGTGACGGGCGGCGCGGCGGAAGAGGTCGCCACGCAGCGCGCGGAGGTCGAGGCGCCGTGGCGTCCGGGCAACGCGCCCGGCGAGCGCCGCGTCTGGGACTCGATCGCCGACCTGCGCATGATGGAGCGCTTCGTCGCGACCTACATGAAGCTCTGGTACGCGCGGAAGCCGACCATCGCTGCGGTGCAGGGCTGGTGCATCGGCGGCGGCACCGACATGGTGCTGTGCGCCGACATCATCGTCGCCGCCGAGAATGCGAGCTTCGGCTACCCGCCCGCACGCGTCTGGGGCACGCCGACGACGGCGATGTGGGTCTACCGGCTCGGCGCCGAGCGCGCGAAGCGCTACCTCCTGACCGGCGACGAGATCCCCGCGCGTACCGCGGCGGAGATCGGCCTCGTGCTCGAGGTCGTGCCCGACGACGAGCTCCTCGAGCGGGCGACCGCGCTCGCCGAGCGCATGGCGCGTCTGCCGCTGAACCAGCTCGTGATGCTGAAGCTGCTCGTCAATCAAACGGTCGAGAACATGGGCTTCGCGTCGTCGCGCATGCTCGGCACGCTGTTCGACGGCATCGCGCGCCACACGCAGGAAGGGCTCGACTTCGTCGCGCGCGCGCAGAAGGTCGGCTTCCGCCAGGCGGTGCGCGAGCGCGACGACCCGTTCGGCGACTACGGCAGCCGGCCGAAGAAGTGA
- a CDS encoding MaoC/PaaZ C-terminal domain-containing protein gives MPIDPSIVGKKLEKSTAEWSEKDVMLYALGVGETSLPFAYEQNLKVLPTFAVIPAFPAMFTMGGAMQVNPMMILHGEQRIELAGPIPTRAKVVSEPTVVALYDKIKGAVVVVEVESRDESGKLLFKNTFTTFVRGEGGFGGDRGPSGPKNVPPERKPDAVVEMPTLEWQALLYRLSGDMNPLHADPQMAAIAGYPKPILHGLCTFGHVGRAILHTFCDSDPARMKDFEVRFSGVVYPGETIVSEMWQESPTRIVVQAKTKERGEVVLTNAAATISA, from the coding sequence ATGCCCATCGACCCAAGCATCGTCGGTAAGAAGCTCGAGAAGAGCACCGCCGAGTGGAGCGAGAAGGACGTCATGCTGTACGCGCTCGGCGTCGGCGAGACGTCGCTGCCGTTCGCGTACGAGCAGAACCTCAAGGTCCTGCCGACCTTCGCGGTGATCCCCGCGTTCCCTGCGATGTTCACCATGGGCGGCGCCATGCAGGTCAATCCCATGATGATCCTGCACGGCGAGCAGCGCATCGAGCTCGCGGGTCCGATCCCGACGCGCGCGAAGGTCGTGAGCGAGCCGACCGTGGTCGCGCTCTACGACAAGATCAAGGGCGCGGTCGTCGTGGTCGAGGTCGAGAGCCGCGACGAGAGCGGCAAGCTGCTGTTCAAGAACACCTTCACGACGTTCGTCCGCGGCGAGGGCGGCTTCGGCGGCGACCGCGGTCCGTCCGGTCCGAAGAACGTGCCGCCCGAGCGCAAGCCCGACGCGGTGGTCGAGATGCCGACGCTCGAGTGGCAGGCGCTGCTGTACCGGCTGTCGGGCGACATGAACCCGCTGCACGCCGATCCGCAGATGGCGGCGATCGCCGGCTATCCGAAGCCGATCCTGCACGGGCTCTGCACGTTCGGCCACGTCGGACGCGCGATCCTGCACACCTTCTGCGACTCCGATCCGGCGCGCATGAAGGACTTCGAGGTGCGCTTCTCGGGCGTCGTCTACCCGGGCGAGACGATCGTCAGCGAGATGTGGCAGGAGAGCCCGACCCGCATCGTCGTGCAGGCGAAGACCAAGGAGCGCGGCGAGGTCGTGCTGACGAACGCCGCCGCGACCATCAGCGCCTGA
- a CDS encoding formyltetrahydrofolate deformylase, whose translation MARSVNLAVLSVIGRDQKGVVARVSTYLASLGINIEDIVQRVVEGLFVMTMKIDVGEMTASLDELVLGLKEIGREINMEVSLRLLAERPRRRVVILVSKEPHCLEALIRERDRGTIPAEYLMVLSNHDVLRPIAEQHGLPFAWHPADDKQAHFRFIGERLAELQPDLVVLARYMQILPPEIVNRFPSRIINIHPSLLPYHPGANAYRQAFEEGVRVSGCTAHFVTEQLDQGPVILQDVFHIRVGEDTLEDVKARGKALEAEVLARAVQLFVTDQLVVKDKKVIFRPGMSPESAS comes from the coding sequence ATGGCACGAAGCGTCAATCTCGCGGTTCTTTCCGTGATCGGCCGCGATCAGAAAGGGGTGGTGGCGCGCGTCTCGACCTACCTCGCGAGCCTCGGGATCAACATCGAGGACATCGTCCAGCGCGTCGTCGAAGGCTTGTTCGTGATGACCATGAAGATCGACGTCGGCGAGATGACGGCGTCGCTCGACGAGCTCGTGCTCGGCCTCAAGGAGATCGGGCGCGAGATCAACATGGAGGTGTCGCTGCGGCTGCTCGCCGAGCGTCCGCGGCGCCGCGTCGTGATCCTGGTGAGCAAGGAGCCGCACTGCCTCGAGGCGCTGATCCGCGAGCGCGACCGCGGCACGATCCCCGCAGAGTACCTGATGGTGCTCTCGAACCACGACGTGCTGCGTCCGATCGCGGAGCAGCACGGCCTGCCCTTCGCGTGGCACCCCGCGGACGACAAGCAGGCGCACTTCCGCTTCATCGGCGAGCGGCTCGCGGAGCTGCAGCCCGATCTCGTGGTGCTCGCGCGCTACATGCAGATCCTGCCGCCGGAGATCGTCAACCGCTTCCCGAGCCGCATCATCAACATCCACCCGTCGCTGCTGCCGTATCACCCGGGCGCCAACGCATACCGCCAGGCGTTCGAGGAAGGCGTGCGGGTGTCGGGCTGCACGGCGCACTTCGTCACCGAGCAGCTCGACCAGGGGCCGGTCATCCTCCAGGACGTGTTCCACATCCGCGTCGGCGAGGACACGCTCGAGGACGTCAAGGCGCGCGGCAAGGCGCTCGAGGCCGAGGTGCTCGCGCGCGCGGTGCAGCTCTTCGTCACCGATCAGCTCGTGGTGAAGGACAAGAAGGTGATCTTCCGCCCCGGGATGAGCCCCGAGAGCGCGAGCTGA
- a CDS encoding alcohol dehydrogenase catalytic domain-containing protein, with amino-acid sequence MAKTMRAVGCREPGKVFVHDVPMPEPGPGEVLLRVSRCGICGTDLHWFHGAIPIPSVCPGHEISAVVADVGAGVTGVKPGDRVAVEGIRVCGTCDYCRSSDYQRCRAVGMIGITVPGGFADYMVTTPRHVFAIPKDVDDETAQLTEPLAVSVHALRLARLEMGQRVLVLGAGTIGLTAVAAAKAGGAGEIAVTARRPQQKKAALALGATRVFDSSESGELMSWAFDNPVDVVVETVGDATSSLADALNCVRPGGSIAIVGVFMQPPQLNALLVMMKEAHLVGSLCYGAAGSRADFDIALDILARDGATIRRELVTHRFPLERIEEGFAAANDKTTGSIKVSIAPA; translated from the coding sequence ATGGCGAAGACGATGCGGGCGGTTGGCTGCCGCGAGCCCGGCAAGGTGTTCGTGCACGACGTTCCGATGCCCGAGCCCGGGCCGGGCGAGGTCCTGCTGCGTGTCAGCCGCTGCGGCATCTGCGGCACCGACCTGCACTGGTTCCACGGCGCGATCCCGATCCCGTCGGTGTGCCCGGGGCACGAGATCAGCGCCGTGGTCGCCGACGTCGGCGCCGGCGTGACCGGCGTCAAGCCGGGAGATCGCGTCGCCGTCGAGGGGATCCGCGTCTGCGGGACGTGCGACTACTGCCGCAGCAGCGACTACCAGCGCTGCCGCGCGGTGGGCATGATCGGCATCACCGTCCCGGGCGGCTTCGCCGACTACATGGTGACGACGCCGCGCCACGTCTTCGCGATCCCCAAGGACGTCGACGACGAGACCGCGCAGCTCACCGAGCCGCTCGCGGTGTCGGTGCACGCGCTGCGGCTCGCGCGCCTCGAGATGGGGCAGCGCGTCCTCGTGCTCGGCGCGGGCACGATCGGCTTGACGGCGGTCGCAGCCGCCAAGGCGGGCGGCGCGGGCGAGATCGCGGTCACCGCGCGCCGTCCGCAGCAGAAGAAGGCCGCGCTCGCGCTCGGCGCGACCCGCGTGTTCGACTCGTCCGAGTCCGGCGAGCTCATGTCGTGGGCCTTCGACAACCCGGTCGACGTGGTGGTCGAGACGGTCGGCGACGCGACTTCGTCGCTTGCCGACGCGCTGAACTGCGTCCGGCCCGGCGGCTCGATCGCCATCGTCGGCGTGTTCATGCAGCCGCCGCAGCTCAACGCGCTCCTCGTCATGATGAAGGAGGCGCACCTGGTCGGCTCGCTGTGCTACGGCGCCGCCGGCTCGCGGGCCGACTTCGACATCGCACTCGACATCCTGGCGCGCGACGGCGCGACCATCCGCCGCGAGCTCGTCACCCACCGCTTCCCGCTCGAGCGGATCGAGGAGGGCTTCGCCGCGGCCAACGACAAGACGACCGGGTCGATCAAGGTCAGCATCGCGCCCGCGTAA
- a CDS encoding sigma-70 family RNA polymerase sigma factor: MMRHGVMEAGFAAAATAGTLAVPLPARGFAGGGRRGTAVKSDASRRGAPSGRASGTGAKEPEHAAGDATGPSDAFARGQDFIARCIAGDPATRDEFVTEYTGLIRFAIAGVLRHRGVTLLREEIDDLAHNVIVSLFDRDCRKLKMYEGRNQASFATFVRVCATRLTLDHLRYRQRRPAIAADAIQVEPSGEARDVLAESPAPGPDPEQQAATSEEIERLRRLVAELPAREQLLVRLHFVDGLDVPEVARVLGITENATHVLKSRVRAKLRDQMQDEERDA, encoded by the coding sequence ATGATGCGGCATGGGGTGATGGAGGCGGGCTTCGCGGCCGCGGCGACCGCCGGGACGCTGGCCGTGCCGCTGCCCGCGCGCGGCTTTGCGGGCGGCGGACGGCGCGGGACGGCCGTGAAGAGCGACGCTAGCCGCCGCGGCGCGCCGAGCGGCCGCGCCTCCGGCACGGGCGCGAAGGAGCCCGAGCACGCCGCAGGGGACGCCACCGGCCCGAGCGACGCCTTCGCGCGCGGCCAGGACTTCATCGCCCGCTGCATCGCCGGCGACCCGGCGACGCGCGACGAGTTCGTCACCGAATACACGGGGCTGATCCGCTTCGCGATCGCCGGCGTGCTGCGCCACCGCGGGGTGACGCTTTTGCGCGAAGAGATCGACGACCTCGCGCACAACGTCATCGTCTCGCTGTTCGACCGCGACTGCCGCAAGCTCAAAATGTACGAGGGGCGCAACCAGGCGTCGTTCGCGACCTTCGTGCGCGTCTGCGCGACGCGGCTGACGCTCGATCACCTGCGCTACCGCCAGCGGCGTCCCGCGATCGCGGCCGACGCGATCCAGGTCGAGCCCAGCGGCGAGGCGCGCGACGTGCTCGCCGAGTCGCCCGCGCCCGGCCCCGATCCCGAGCAGCAGGCAGCGACGAGCGAGGAGATCGAGCGGCTGCGCCGTCTGGTCGCGGAGCTGCCCGCGCGCGAGCAGCTTCTGGTACGCCTGCACTTCGTGGACGGGCTCGACGTCCCCGAGGTCGCGCGCGTGCTCGGCATCACGGAGAACGCGACCCACGTGCTGAAGTCGCGCGTGCGCGCGAAGCTGCGGGACCAGATGCAAGACGAGGAACGAGATGCGTAG
- a CDS encoding AsmA-like C-terminal region-containing protein has protein sequence MRRGATGDDALARALGRALDAQADDAARGAHPDEAQVARYLSRELAPDEVERFERHVAACARCAEELAIVAALEADAASATSPAADVDERADVRARAVASASARDERGAHAARAAQVERTAHAERGERVERVARVERAKPRRRRLRWLRIAAGLAVVLLAGGAVAGNWAVGRLQPTLVAGMASALGREVSGGSASLVLAGGPGLRLDDLRVAEDPRFGGGAFATVEGAVLRVDPRELLRGRVRGAIALEAPAVHLIRDGAGIWNIETLAGREPARGVGVPPGLPPSAATPPKPGSADVRKAKERLVRLTSATIENGTLEITDEKGGGKTLALRDLDLRYTSDAPTEPSAIQLSGTLGASAQRIALRGEIGPFEGGATPRWSFDEVELARLPLADIPGAPQSLTGELTFTGSLASEGRGIETIVANASGKGELGLCCGELRERNLFAELVAALAREAAHDGDVSLTAHDLLERARQVPALASALAPGATPFEDIAGSVEIASGSVSFDDLAVDTSLFRASATGSLTHAGALDVQGTVTLGADATRALVALLPEAGRLFAQGAELEVPFKAAGRWPDVRLEVDVRTAIARAAAPLDPRALRVVPLLARVAG, from the coding sequence ATGCGTAGGGGCGCAACCGGCGACGACGCCTTGGCGCGCGCGCTCGGTCGCGCGCTCGACGCGCAGGCCGACGACGCTGCGCGCGGCGCACACCCCGACGAGGCGCAGGTCGCGCGCTACCTCTCGCGCGAGCTCGCACCGGACGAGGTCGAGCGCTTCGAGCGCCACGTCGCCGCGTGCGCGCGCTGCGCGGAGGAGCTGGCGATCGTCGCGGCGCTCGAGGCCGATGCGGCGTCGGCGACGTCTCCCGCAGCGGACGTCGACGAGCGCGCTGACGTGCGCGCGCGTGCCGTCGCGTCCGCGTCGGCGCGCGACGAGCGGGGCGCGCACGCCGCACGCGCCGCGCAGGTCGAGCGGACCGCGCACGCCGAGCGTGGCGAGCGCGTGGAGCGCGTCGCTCGCGTCGAGCGCGCGAAGCCGCGCCGGCGCCGGCTCCGCTGGCTGCGCATCGCCGCGGGGCTCGCGGTGGTGCTGCTCGCGGGCGGCGCGGTCGCGGGCAACTGGGCGGTCGGCCGCCTGCAGCCGACGCTGGTCGCCGGCATGGCGAGCGCGCTCGGGCGCGAGGTCTCCGGCGGCAGCGCGTCGCTCGTCCTCGCGGGCGGCCCCGGTCTGCGCCTCGACGACCTCCGCGTCGCCGAGGATCCGCGCTTCGGCGGCGGCGCGTTCGCGACCGTCGAGGGCGCGGTGCTGCGCGTCGATCCGCGCGAGCTGTTGCGCGGACGCGTGCGCGGCGCGATCGCGCTCGAGGCGCCGGCGGTGCACCTGATCCGCGACGGCGCCGGCATCTGGAACATCGAGACGCTCGCCGGACGCGAGCCGGCGCGCGGGGTCGGCGTGCCGCCGGGGTTGCCGCCGAGCGCCGCGACGCCGCCGAAGCCAGGCAGCGCCGACGTCCGTAAAGCAAAGGAGCGCCTCGTCCGCCTCACCTCGGCGACGATCGAGAACGGCACGCTCGAGATCACCGACGAGAAGGGCGGCGGCAAGACGCTCGCGCTGCGCGACCTCGACCTGCGCTACACGAGCGACGCCCCGACCGAGCCCAGCGCGATCCAGCTCAGCGGCACGCTCGGCGCGAGCGCGCAGCGCATCGCGCTGCGCGGCGAGATCGGCCCGTTCGAGGGCGGCGCGACGCCGCGCTGGAGCTTCGACGAGGTCGAGCTCGCGCGCCTGCCGCTCGCCGACATCCCCGGCGCGCCGCAGTCGCTGACCGGCGAGCTGACCTTCACCGGCTCGCTCGCGAGCGAGGGCCGCGGCATCGAGACCATCGTCGCCAACGCGTCCGGCAAGGGCGAGCTCGGCCTCTGCTGCGGCGAGCTGCGCGAGCGAAACCTCTTCGCCGAGCTGGTCGCGGCGCTCGCCCGCGAGGCGGCGCACGACGGCGACGTGAGCTTGACGGCGCACGATCTGCTCGAGCGCGCGCGCCAGGTGCCCGCGCTCGCGAGCGCGCTCGCGCCGGGCGCGACGCCGTTCGAGGACATCGCTGGCAGCGTCGAGATCGCGTCCGGCAGCGTGAGCTTCGACGATCTCGCGGTCGACACCTCGCTGTTCCGCGCGAGCGCGACCGGCTCGCTGACGCACGCGGGCGCGCTCGACGTGCAGGGCACGGTGACGCTCGGTGCGGACGCGACGCGCGCGCTCGTCGCGCTGCTGCCCGAGGCGGGGCGGCTCTTCGCGCAGGGCGCGGAGCTCGAGGTGCCGTTCAAGGCGGCGGGACGCTGGCCCGACGTGCGCCTCGAGGTCGACGTGCGCACCGCGATCGCGCGCGCCGCTGCACCGCTCGATCCGCGCGCGCTGCGCGTGGTGCCGCTGCTCGCGCGCGTCGCGGGCTGA